The following proteins are co-located in the Massilia litorea genome:
- a CDS encoding response regulator, translated as MNTVYIVEDEPELAALVADYLRAAGFDATVFADGLDALSAIRARVPALVVLDLMLPGLDGLALCREVRAFSEVPIVMVTARVEEIDRLLGLELGADDYLCKPFSPRELVARVKAILRRSGATAPAPAAALAIDAAARRASVRGQALELTRTEFDLLAALAARPGQVFSRARLLELACQDKLDATDRAIDSHIKNLRRKIDAAAPGFEPIRSIYGLGYRFEY; from the coding sequence ATGAATACTGTTTATATCGTTGAGGACGAGCCCGAGCTGGCCGCCCTGGTCGCCGATTACCTGCGCGCCGCCGGCTTCGATGCCACGGTCTTTGCCGACGGCCTCGATGCCCTGTCTGCGATCCGCGCAAGGGTGCCGGCGCTGGTCGTGCTCGACCTGATGCTGCCCGGCCTCGACGGCCTGGCGCTGTGCCGCGAGGTGCGGGCCTTTTCCGAGGTGCCGATCGTGATGGTGACGGCGCGGGTCGAGGAGATCGACCGCCTGCTCGGCCTCGAGCTGGGCGCCGACGACTACCTGTGCAAACCCTTCAGCCCGCGCGAACTGGTGGCGCGCGTCAAGGCGATCCTGCGCCGCAGCGGCGCCACAGCCCCTGCGCCGGCGGCAGCGCTGGCAATCGACGCGGCCGCCCGCCGCGCCAGCGTACGCGGCCAGGCGCTGGAGCTGACGCGCACCGAATTCGACCTGCTGGCGGCCCTTGCCGCGCGGCCCGGCCAGGTGTTTTCGCGCGCCCGGCTGCTCGAACTGGCATGCCAGGACAAGCTGGATGCGACCGACCGCGCGATCGACAGCCATATCAAGAACCTGCGGCGCAAGATCGACGCCGCCGCGCCCGGATTCGAACCGATCCGCTCGATCTATGGCCTCGGCTACCGCTTCGAGTACTGA
- a CDS encoding ATP-binding protein, translating into MKISIGLRLFLSVLLAILAVAASAVFLLRQNVLESFGDYAVQIELDRLEELSNDLARRYAQHGDWRFVPAGARRDWITRELARLQAEREARALPAAPAPAAPVRAVPAVPAVPSAPVAAVAAPAPPAPPAPPLPPLPPPPLHEASEPAEAASLQSRITLFDAAGRVLAGRPPGALPLARRPILVDGRTVGFLAVARTARPTDALAYAFLQQLGASLWPIAAAGVLLSALAATLLASHFRRPIGRLAQGARALADGRFDTRLKDDRSDELGELAGHFNVLAARLEGAESARRQWVADTSHELRTPLAVLRAQLEALQDGVRSADPGHVAAMLRQVLALSKLIDELYALARADVGALDCRREPLDLWGLACEEAQSFTDRFKAAGLTLETGNAPPQSEVLADADRMRQVLRNLFENSLRYTGTPGRVALSARVAEGRFELVIDDSTPGVPEAALAHLGERFYRVDASRSRAGGGAGLGLALCLRLVEAQGGELRFAHSPLGGLRATLSFRRVE; encoded by the coding sequence TTGAAGATATCGATCGGCCTTCGCCTGTTCCTCTCGGTCCTGCTGGCCATCCTGGCGGTGGCCGCGAGCGCCGTCTTCCTGCTGCGCCAGAACGTGCTGGAGAGCTTCGGGGACTACGCGGTCCAGATCGAACTGGATCGCCTGGAAGAACTGTCGAACGACCTCGCCCGGCGCTACGCGCAGCACGGCGACTGGCGCTTCGTCCCGGCCGGCGCCCGGCGCGACTGGATCACGCGCGAACTGGCGCGGCTGCAGGCAGAGCGCGAAGCGCGTGCCCTGCCTGCGGCGCCTGCGCCGGCGGCACCGGTGCGCGCCGTGCCCGCCGTGCCTGCGGTGCCGTCCGCTCCCGTTGCCGCGGTTGCGGCTCCCGCTCCGCCGGCGCCGCCGGCCCCTCCCCTGCCGCCGCTGCCGCCGCCACCCCTGCACGAAGCATCCGAACCTGCCGAGGCGGCGTCCCTCCAGTCGCGCATCACTCTGTTCGACGCCGCCGGTCGCGTGCTCGCCGGCAGGCCGCCGGGTGCGCTACCGCTGGCGAGGCGTCCGATCCTGGTCGACGGCCGCACGGTCGGCTTCCTGGCGGTGGCGCGCACGGCGCGGCCCACCGACGCCCTCGCCTACGCCTTCCTCCAGCAGCTCGGCGCCAGCCTGTGGCCGATCGCCGCGGCCGGCGTCCTGCTCAGCGCCCTCGCCGCGACCCTGCTGGCCAGCCACTTCCGGCGTCCGATCGGGCGCCTGGCGCAAGGAGCACGGGCGCTGGCCGACGGCCGTTTCGACACCCGGCTGAAGGACGACCGCAGCGACGAGCTGGGCGAGCTGGCCGGCCACTTCAACGTCCTCGCCGCCCGCCTGGAAGGCGCGGAATCTGCGCGCCGCCAATGGGTAGCCGACACCTCGCACGAACTGCGCACGCCCCTGGCCGTGCTGCGCGCCCAGCTCGAAGCGCTGCAGGACGGCGTGCGCAGCGCCGACCCTGGCCACGTGGCGGCGATGCTGCGCCAGGTGCTGGCCCTGTCGAAACTGATCGATGAACTGTATGCGCTGGCGCGCGCCGACGTCGGCGCCCTCGACTGCCGGCGCGAACCGCTCGACCTGTGGGGGCTGGCATGTGAGGAAGCGCAGTCGTTCACGGACCGTTTCAAGGCGGCCGGGCTGACCCTGGAGACCGGGAACGCGCCGCCGCAATCCGAGGTGCTTGCGGACGCGGACCGCATGCGGCAAGTGCTGCGCAACCTGTTCGAAAACAGCCTGCGTTATACGGGCACGCCCGGCCGCGTGGCACTCTCGGCGCGGGTGGCCGAGGGACGCTTCGAACTGGTCATCGACGACAGCACACCGGGCGTGCCGGAGGCGGCACTCGCGCACCTCGGCGAGCGTTTCTACCGGGTCGATGCCTCGCGCAGCCGTGCGGGCGGCGGCGCCGGGCTCGGACTGGCGCTCTGCCTGCGCCTGGTCGAAGCGCAAGGGGGCGAACTGCGTTTCGCCCACTCGCCGCTCGGCGGCCTGCGCGCCACGCTGTCATTTCGGCGGGTTGAATGA
- a CDS encoding catecholate siderophore receptor Fiu encodes MHPITSRKHAPSRFQHQMSAALATMLLPLAAQAGEASPPALDDAMPVSKVEVVGRQENDFKAERASSPKYTEKLVDTAQSVQVIKKELIEQQGALTLTEALRNTPGVGAFFLGENGNTNTGDAIFMRGFDTSGSIFVDGVRDVGSVSRDVFNLEQIDVVKGPAGTDSGRGAPTGSVNLVSKKANMEDAVSGSATVGSASQKRVTLDANKVLDADRGIALRLNAMAQDAGRPARDVVTDKRWAIAPSLGFGLNGPTRVVLDYLHVDQDNIPDGGVPTVGLPGYTSPDRSRPFIGGAVPVDPQNFYGSTGDYDKIKADMATVRIEHDFAPGFRLHNITRYGRTSQDYLLSAFMGSSANLATPNPADPSTWTLVRNTRTVKDQENRILTNQSALTSEFGTGGLRHTLVTGLELTNERQLAYGLTGLGLLPAANLYRPDAAAPVTGLAPKRTGAYNEGTIDTQSLYAFDTIKFGERWIFNGGLRLDHFNGDYTVVALTNNVLVPTHFTVGDSLVNGKLSALYKPTANSSIYAMAASSKLPPGSGFTVSGNLNNAQNPIYDPQETVTTEIGGKLDLFKAKLALSAALFRTEVKNEVEQDPVDLKYYQTGRKRVQGVELGATGELARNWLVSAGYLYMDTSVKAGKLTTALGENHLAYTPKNALTLWTSYELPFGLKLGGGARYSDRLLRGLDGAIGTPAYTDSYWVFDAMASYQVNRNLDIRLNVYNLGDERYIASINKSGYRYTPGTPRSASLTANLRF; translated from the coding sequence ATGCACCCGATCACCAGCCGCAAGCACGCCCCCAGCCGATTCCAGCACCAGATGAGCGCCGCCCTGGCGACGATGCTGCTCCCGCTCGCCGCGCAGGCCGGCGAGGCCTCGCCACCCGCCCTCGACGACGCCATGCCGGTCTCGAAAGTCGAAGTCGTCGGCCGCCAGGAAAACGATTTCAAGGCCGAGCGTGCGTCCTCGCCGAAGTACACCGAGAAGCTGGTCGACACCGCCCAGTCGGTGCAGGTCATCAAGAAGGAACTGATCGAGCAGCAAGGCGCCCTCACCCTGACCGAAGCGCTGCGCAACACCCCGGGCGTGGGCGCCTTCTTCCTCGGCGAGAACGGCAACACGAACACCGGCGACGCGATCTTCATGCGCGGCTTCGATACCTCGGGCAGCATCTTTGTCGATGGCGTGCGCGACGTCGGCTCGGTCTCGCGCGACGTCTTCAACCTCGAGCAGATCGATGTCGTGAAAGGCCCGGCCGGCACCGACAGCGGCCGCGGCGCCCCGACCGGTTCGGTCAACCTGGTCTCGAAAAAAGCGAACATGGAAGACGCGGTGTCGGGTTCGGCGACGGTCGGCAGCGCCTCGCAGAAGCGTGTCACGCTCGATGCCAACAAAGTACTGGATGCCGACCGCGGCATCGCCCTGCGCCTGAATGCGATGGCGCAGGACGCCGGCCGGCCGGCGCGCGACGTGGTCACCGATAAGCGCTGGGCCATCGCCCCGAGCCTCGGCTTCGGCCTGAATGGCCCGACACGCGTGGTGCTCGATTACCTGCACGTCGACCAGGACAACATCCCCGATGGCGGCGTGCCGACCGTCGGCCTGCCCGGCTACACCAGCCCGGACCGTTCCCGTCCCTTCATCGGCGGCGCCGTACCGGTCGATCCGCAGAACTTCTACGGCTCGACCGGCGACTACGACAAGATCAAGGCGGACATGGCGACCGTGCGCATCGAGCACGACTTCGCGCCCGGCTTCAGGCTGCACAACATCACGCGCTACGGCCGCACCAGCCAGGACTACCTGCTCAGCGCCTTCATGGGATCGAGCGCCAACCTGGCCACGCCCAACCCAGCCGATCCGTCGACGTGGACCCTGGTGCGCAACACCCGCACCGTGAAGGACCAGGAAAACCGCATTCTCACCAACCAGAGCGCCCTCACTTCGGAGTTCGGCACCGGCGGCCTGCGCCACACGCTGGTGACGGGCCTCGAACTGACCAACGAGCGCCAGCTTGCCTACGGCCTGACGGGTCTGGGCCTGCTCCCCGCCGCGAACCTGTACCGTCCGGATGCGGCGGCGCCCGTCACCGGCCTGGCGCCGAAGCGCACCGGCGCCTACAACGAGGGCACGATCGACACGCAAAGTCTGTACGCCTTCGACACCATCAAGTTCGGCGAGCGCTGGATCTTCAACGGCGGCCTGCGCCTCGACCATTTCAATGGTGACTACACCGTGGTCGCACTCACCAACAATGTACTGGTGCCGACCCATTTCACGGTCGGCGACTCCCTGGTCAACGGCAAGCTTTCGGCGCTCTACAAGCCGACGGCGAACAGCAGCATCTATGCGATGGCCGCCAGCTCGAAGCTGCCGCCGGGTTCCGGTTTCACGGTCTCGGGTAACCTCAACAACGCGCAGAACCCGATCTACGATCCGCAGGAAACCGTGACCACCGAGATCGGCGGCAAGCTCGATCTGTTCAAGGCGAAGCTCGCCCTGAGCGCGGCCCTGTTCCGCACCGAAGTGAAGAACGAAGTCGAGCAGGACCCGGTCGACCTGAAGTACTACCAGACCGGCAGGAAGCGCGTGCAGGGCGTGGAACTGGGCGCAACCGGCGAACTGGCGCGCAACTGGCTGGTCAGCGCCGGCTACCTGTACATGGACACCAGCGTAAAAGCCGGCAAGCTCACGACCGCGCTCGGCGAAAACCACCTCGCCTACACGCCGAAAAATGCGCTCACGCTCTGGACCTCGTACGAGCTGCCCTTCGGCCTGAAGCTGGGCGGCGGCGCGCGCTACAGCGACCGCCTGCTGCGCGGACTTGATGGCGCCATCGGCACGCCCGCGTACACCGATTCGTACTGGGTGTTCGACGCGATGGCCTCGTACCAGGTCAACCGCAACCTGGACATCCGCCTGAACGTCTACAACCTCGGCGACGAGCGCTATATCGCCAGCATCAACAAGAGCGGCTACCGCTACACACCGGGCACGCCGCGCTCGGCCAGCTTGACGGCGAACCTGCGTTTCTGA
- a CDS encoding sulfite reductase subunit alpha produces MMLTLDPVRWGSALALVAAWGGLCAAMLRRATPAVPDGDADWLVVYASQTGNAEYLARQTAATLATGGLSARALSIEDLDAGTLAGTTRALFIASTYGEGDSPDAAARFAGVTMAGGADLSQLHYAVLALGDSSYTHFCGFGRALDGWLTARGATPLFARIDVDRGNAEAIAGWQHQLSHLAGTSDLPDWEAPAYGQWRILERTLLNEGSAGAPLYRIALIPAEGALPDWEAGDLVQIRAPRDPDLPREYSIASVPGEGRIELLVRLQGHADGSLGAASGWLCLEASGSDTISLRIRAHARFRLGDNAARPLILVGNGTGLAGLRAHLKARIDAGVADNWLVFGERNARADFLCRDELERWRDAGRLARLDTAFSRDGAEARYVQHVLAEQAAEVRAWIARGAAVYVCGSLQGMASGVHEALAAALGADALDELAAQGRYRRDVY; encoded by the coding sequence ATGATGCTCACGCTCGATCCCGTGCGCTGGGGCAGCGCCCTCGCACTGGTGGCCGCCTGGGGCGGACTGTGCGCGGCCATGCTGCGCAGGGCGACGCCTGCGGTCCCGGACGGCGACGCCGACTGGCTGGTGGTCTACGCCAGCCAGACCGGCAACGCCGAATACCTGGCCCGACAGACCGCGGCCACGCTCGCCACCGGCGGCCTGTCGGCGCGCGCCCTGAGCATCGAGGACCTCGACGCCGGCACCCTCGCCGGCACCACGCGCGCCCTCTTCATCGCCAGCACCTACGGCGAAGGCGATTCGCCCGATGCCGCCGCGCGCTTCGCCGGCGTCACGATGGCCGGCGGCGCCGACCTGTCGCAGCTGCACTATGCCGTGCTCGCGCTGGGCGACAGCAGCTACACCCACTTCTGCGGCTTCGGCCGCGCGCTCGATGGATGGCTCACGGCGCGCGGCGCCACGCCCCTGTTCGCGCGCATCGACGTCGACCGCGGCAACGCCGAGGCCATCGCGGGCTGGCAGCACCAGCTCAGCCACCTGGCCGGCACCAGCGATTTGCCGGACTGGGAAGCACCGGCCTATGGCCAGTGGCGCATCCTCGAGCGCACGCTGCTCAACGAAGGCAGCGCCGGCGCGCCCCTGTACCGCATCGCCCTGATCCCCGCCGAGGGGGCATTGCCGGATTGGGAAGCCGGCGACCTGGTGCAGATCCGTGCTCCGCGCGACCCGGACCTGCCGCGCGAATACTCGATTGCCTCGGTTCCGGGCGAAGGACGCATCGAACTGCTGGTGCGCCTGCAAGGTCATGCCGATGGCAGCCTTGGTGCGGCCTCGGGCTGGCTGTGCCTGGAGGCGAGCGGCAGCGACACCATCTCCCTGCGCATCCGCGCTCATGCGCGCTTCCGCCTCGGCGACAACGCCGCCCGTCCGTTGATTTTGGTCGGCAACGGCACCGGCCTCGCCGGCCTGCGCGCCCACCTGAAAGCGCGCATCGACGCCGGCGTGGCCGACAACTGGCTCGTCTTCGGGGAGCGCAATGCGCGGGCCGACTTCCTCTGCCGTGACGAACTCGAACGCTGGCGCGACGCGGGCCGCCTGGCGCGCCTCGACACCGCCTTCTCGCGCGACGGCGCCGAGGCGCGCTATGTGCAGCACGTGCTGGCCGAGCAGGCGGCCGAAGTACGCGCCTGGATCGCACGCGGCGCGGCGGTGTATGTCTGCGGCAGTTTGCAGGGGATGGCGAGCGGGGTGCACGAGGCGCTGGCGGCTGCGCTGGGAGCGGATGCACTGGATGAACTTGCGGCGCAGGGCAGATATCGGCGCGACGTGTACTAA
- a CDS encoding FAD:protein FMN transferase, translating into MRQVLVPLAIDPAAPPGGSVLSDAAGSTMGTSWSAHLLVPAGVRSNLGEQMQRELDGIVGEMSHWEPDSILGRYNRAPSGSWHALPPRFVDVLDYALQVAADSGGAYDPFSGALVNLWGFGPERRYNQPGFYAPAPDAVQATLAQRASLHPVFDRAGARLLQPGGALLDFSSVAKGYAVDRLAWCLEQHGVRHYLVEIGGELRGAGMKPDGQPWWVTLEGVPGVDSPATVAALHGLSIATSGDYRRYFQHGALRAAHTLDPRSGYPVSNEVASCTVLHPSCMAADALSTTITVLGPEAGLAFAEERGLAARLLLRRRGGLEERTTTAYRALLQ; encoded by the coding sequence TTGCGCCAGGTCCTCGTTCCCCTCGCCATCGATCCCGCCGCGCCCCCTGGCGGCAGCGTCCTGTCTGACGCCGCCGGGTCGACGATGGGAACGAGCTGGTCGGCGCACCTGCTCGTCCCTGCCGGGGTGCGCAGCAATCTCGGCGAGCAGATGCAGCGGGAACTCGACGGCATCGTCGGCGAGATGAGCCACTGGGAACCCGATTCCATCCTGGGCCGCTACAACCGCGCACCAAGCGGCAGCTGGCATGCGCTGCCGCCGCGATTTGTCGACGTGCTCGACTACGCGCTGCAGGTAGCTGCCGACAGCGGCGGCGCCTACGATCCTTTCTCCGGCGCGCTGGTCAACCTGTGGGGCTTCGGTCCCGAGCGGCGCTACAACCAGCCGGGTTTTTATGCGCCCGCGCCCGACGCGGTGCAGGCCACGCTGGCGCAGCGCGCGTCTCTCCATCCGGTTTTCGACCGTGCCGGTGCACGCCTGCTGCAGCCGGGCGGCGCCCTCCTCGATTTCTCCTCTGTGGCCAAGGGCTATGCGGTCGACCGCCTGGCCTGGTGCCTGGAACAGCACGGCGTGCGCCATTACCTGGTCGAGATCGGCGGCGAACTGCGCGGTGCCGGCATGAAGCCCGACGGCCAGCCCTGGTGGGTGACGCTCGAAGGCGTGCCCGGTGTGGACAGTCCGGCCACGGTCGCCGCCTTGCACGGTTTGTCGATCGCCACCTCGGGTGATTACCGCCGCTATTTCCAGCATGGCGCGCTGCGCGCTGCGCACACGCTCGATCCGCGCAGCGGCTATCCGGTCTCAAACGAGGTCGCCTCCTGCACCGTCCTGCATCCGAGCTGCATGGCGGCCGATGCGCTGTCGACGACGATCACCGTGCTCGGCCCCGAGGCTGGGCTGGCCTTTGCCGAGGAACGCGGTCTCGCCGCGCGCCTGCTGCTGCGCCGTCGCGGCGGTCTCGAAGAGCGCACGACGACGGCTTACCGGGCGCTGCTGCAATGA
- a CDS encoding DUF4198 domain-containing protein, producing the protein MQNSLHSSFVKHGVLGLILLATAGVASAHRPWMLPTSTIVETKEAWVTIDGAVSEGLFDFDHMPLRMDGVTVTAPDGTTAAGPAAVTGKLRSSIDLPLPKEGTYRIALVSTNVMGSYKVGEDVKRFRGSEADFAKQLPAGAQDVRKTVTHQRIETFVTAHKTNDAALKPTNAGLEMVPLTHPNDLRANETMRVRFLLDGKPLPNLPFSLVPGGVRYRGVAGEIRLTTDAKGEASFKLPAANMYWMNAAYPPNPGKGPAPDNGPAESKRYAYTATLEALPE; encoded by the coding sequence ATGCAAAACTCGCTCCACAGTTCATTCGTCAAGCATGGCGTACTCGGCCTGATCCTGCTCGCTACCGCCGGCGTTGCCAGCGCCCACCGCCCCTGGATGCTCCCGACCTCGACCATCGTCGAGACCAAGGAAGCCTGGGTCACGATCGACGGCGCAGTCTCGGAAGGCCTGTTCGACTTCGACCACATGCCACTGCGGATGGACGGCGTGACCGTCACCGCGCCGGACGGGACGACTGCGGCCGGCCCTGCCGCCGTGACGGGGAAACTGCGTTCCTCGATCGACCTGCCGCTCCCGAAGGAAGGCACCTACCGCATCGCCCTGGTCAGCACCAACGTGATGGGCAGCTACAAGGTCGGCGAGGACGTCAAACGCTTCCGCGGCAGCGAGGCCGATTTTGCGAAACAGCTGCCGGCCGGCGCGCAGGACGTGCGCAAGACCGTCACCCACCAGCGCATCGAAACCTTCGTCACCGCGCATAAAACGAATGATGCGGCCCTCAAGCCGACGAATGCAGGCCTGGAGATGGTCCCGCTGACCCATCCGAACGACCTGCGCGCCAACGAGACGATGCGCGTGCGCTTCCTGCTCGACGGCAAACCGCTGCCGAACCTGCCGTTTTCCCTGGTGCCGGGCGGCGTGCGCTACCGTGGCGTGGCCGGCGAAATCCGCCTCACCACGGACGCCAAAGGCGAGGCCAGCTTCAAGCTGCCAGCCGCAAACATGTACTGGATGAACGCGGCCTATCCGCCGAATCCGGGCAAGGGTCCTGCTCCGGACAACGGCCCGGCCGAGAGCAAGCGCTACGCCTACACGGCCACGCTCGAAGCCCTGCCGGAGTAA
- a CDS encoding DUF2271 domain-containing protein, which produces MKLSPSLALTLPLISGGAVAADLSVKFELPQLNVAEYHKPYVAMWIEKADGAVASTLAVLYDVKKKDNAGEKWVKDMRTWWRKAGRETTLPIDGVSGATRAAGTHTLSFGPAKTGIDKLPAGDYKLVIEAAREAGGRELVRVPFSLPAKGKVAATANGKEELGAVSINIQ; this is translated from the coding sequence ATGAAACTGTCTCCCTCGCTCGCCCTGACCCTGCCCCTGATTTCGGGCGGCGCCGTGGCCGCCGACCTGTCGGTGAAGTTCGAACTGCCGCAGCTGAACGTGGCCGAGTACCACAAGCCCTATGTCGCGATGTGGATCGAAAAGGCCGACGGCGCCGTCGCCTCGACCCTGGCTGTGCTCTACGACGTCAAGAAGAAGGACAACGCCGGCGAGAAATGGGTGAAGGACATGCGCACCTGGTGGCGCAAAGCGGGCCGCGAAACCACGCTGCCGATCGACGGCGTCTCCGGCGCGACCCGTGCCGCCGGCACCCACACGCTGAGCTTCGGCCCGGCGAAGACCGGCATCGACAAGCTGCCGGCCGGCGACTACAAGCTCGTCATCGAAGCGGCGCGTGAAGCGGGCGGACGCGAACTGGTGCGCGTGCCGTTCAGCCTGCCGGCCAAGGGCAAGGTCGCGGCCACGGCCAACGGCAAGGAAGAACTCGGCGCCGTGTCGATCAACATCCAATAA
- a CDS encoding PepSY-associated TM helix domain-containing protein — protein sequence MSVQNPPRSTEAAPAALPGARRSLWLRTLHQWHWISSAICLTAMLLFSITGFTLNHAAQIESKPDVTRIKSVVPAALLPALRVYAEQHVDGEAPVPAQLAEWANAAFPVDLRGRSAEWSEEDAYIALPRPGGDAWLRVSLDGKAEYELTSRGAISWLNDMHKGRNTGPVWSWFIDLFALACLVFCITGFLIMKIHAGNRPSTWPVIGFGIVLPAVLALLFVH from the coding sequence ATGTCTGTCCAGAACCCGCCGCGCTCGACCGAAGCAGCTCCTGCTGCCCTGCCCGGCGCACGGCGCTCGTTGTGGCTGAGGACCTTGCATCAGTGGCACTGGATCAGCTCGGCGATTTGCCTGACGGCGATGTTGCTTTTTAGCATCACCGGCTTCACGCTGAACCATGCGGCGCAGATCGAATCGAAGCCGGACGTCACGCGCATCAAGTCTGTGGTGCCGGCGGCGCTGCTTCCTGCACTGCGCGTGTATGCCGAACAGCACGTCGACGGCGAGGCGCCGGTGCCGGCCCAGCTCGCCGAATGGGCGAACGCAGCCTTCCCGGTCGACCTGCGCGGCCGCTCCGCCGAATGGAGCGAGGAAGACGCGTATATCGCCCTGCCCCGTCCGGGCGGCGATGCCTGGCTGCGCGTCAGCCTCGACGGCAAGGCCGAATACGAACTTACCAGCCGCGGCGCCATTTCCTGGCTCAACGACATGCACAAGGGCCGGAATACCGGCCCCGTGTGGAGCTGGTTCATCGACCTCTTCGCCCTTGCCTGCCTCGTGTTCTGCATCACCGGTTTCCTGATCATGAAGATCCACGCCGGCAACCGGCCCTCGACCTGGCCCGTGATCGGCTTCGGCATCGTCCTGCCGGCCGTTCTCGCACTCTTGTTCGTTCACTAA